From a single Streptomyces sp. 1331.2 genomic region:
- a CDS encoding cytochrome P450, whose amino-acid sequence MTTPFPDAAPTPPPGCPAHGRGPEPIGPIGPGGLRRLYGPDADADPAGLYEKLRAEYGEVAPVLLHGDHRAWLILGHGANITAMRAPSLFSRDSRLWTAFRTGELPVDSPLMPVIAWQPICVFADGEEHRRLRGAVLDGLNRFDRRGIRRHVRRFTTDLVQVVGPTGRAELITQFAEHLPMLVMTKLLGMPDEYGPQLVDAARDLMKGTETAIASNEYVVAGLRRTIAIKREDPGDDLTSHLLAHPAGLTDDEVMEHLRVVLLAANETTVNLIADSLKMVLTDPRFRAHLSGGQMTLGEALDQVLWDSPPMSLVAGRWATADTELGGQQIKAGDLLLLGLAAGNLDPVVRPDPTAPLYGNRSHLSFGAGPHECPGQDIGRHVAEAAIDILLTLLPDVRLAVEEEELVWTSSWISRHLTALPVEFTPRDIDPDPVSVAEAERAAQLAAEAQRAADTALAARIEAAGAAAGTEGAGAPTVPAQRRRWWTVLAGVFRR is encoded by the coding sequence GTGACCACCCCGTTCCCCGACGCCGCCCCCACCCCGCCGCCCGGCTGCCCGGCCCACGGCCGAGGCCCCGAACCGATCGGCCCGATCGGCCCCGGCGGCCTGCGGCGCCTCTACGGTCCGGACGCCGACGCGGACCCGGCGGGCCTCTACGAGAAGCTGCGCGCCGAGTACGGCGAGGTCGCCCCCGTCCTGCTGCACGGCGACCACCGGGCCTGGCTGATCCTCGGCCACGGCGCCAACATCACCGCGATGCGCGCCCCCTCGCTGTTCTCCCGGGACTCCCGTCTGTGGACGGCCTTCCGCACCGGCGAACTCCCGGTCGACTCCCCGCTGATGCCGGTGATCGCCTGGCAGCCGATCTGCGTCTTCGCGGACGGCGAGGAGCACCGCCGGCTGCGCGGGGCCGTGCTGGACGGCCTGAACCGCTTCGACCGGCGCGGCATCCGCCGCCACGTCCGGCGGTTCACCACCGACCTCGTCCAGGTCGTCGGGCCGACCGGCCGCGCCGAGCTGATCACCCAGTTCGCCGAGCACCTGCCGATGCTGGTGATGACCAAGCTGCTCGGCATGCCCGACGAGTACGGGCCCCAACTGGTGGACGCCGCCCGGGACCTGATGAAGGGCACCGAGACGGCGATCGCCAGCAACGAGTACGTGGTGGCCGGTCTGCGCCGGACCATCGCCATCAAGCGCGAGGACCCCGGCGACGACCTGACCAGCCACCTGCTGGCGCACCCGGCCGGGCTGACCGACGACGAGGTGATGGAGCACCTGCGGGTGGTGCTGCTCGCCGCCAACGAGACCACCGTCAACCTGATCGCCGACTCGCTGAAGATGGTGCTCACCGACCCGCGCTTCCGCGCCCACCTGTCCGGCGGCCAGATGACCCTGGGCGAGGCGCTGGACCAGGTGCTCTGGGACTCCCCGCCGATGTCGCTGGTGGCCGGCCGCTGGGCGACGGCCGACACCGAGCTCGGCGGCCAGCAGATCAAGGCCGGGGACCTGCTGCTGCTCGGGCTCGCGGCCGGCAACCTCGACCCGGTGGTGCGGCCCGACCCGACCGCCCCGCTGTACGGCAACCGCTCCCACCTGTCCTTCGGCGCCGGGCCGCACGAGTGCCCGGGCCAGGACATCGGGCGGCACGTCGCCGAGGCCGCCATCGACATCCTGCTCACCCTGCTGCCGGACGTGCGGCTCGCGGTGGAGGAGGAGGAACTGGTCTGGACCTCGTCCTGGATCTCGCGCCACCTGACGGCGCTGCCGGTGGAGTTCACCCCGCGCGACATCGACCCGGACCCGGTGTCGGTCGCCGAGGCGGAGCGGGCGGCCCAGCTGGCGGCAGAGGCGCAGCGGGCGGCGGACACCGCGCTGGCCGCCCGGATCGAGGCGGCCGGGGCCGCCGCCGGGACGGAGGGGGCCGGAGCCCCGACCGTCCCGGCGCAGCGGCGCCGCTGGTGGACCGTGCTGGCCGGCGTCTTCCGGCGCTGA
- a CDS encoding sensor histidine kinase gives MLRAGSSRARRRPTPLLGWLLPTAVMATAVAVAAAVVSAGARAGVLWCGATGTVLVAVVAAESARRGRALGELREHHTRKVEDLERRLAGQEDELDRLAKVELRRVVAGARYGYSMDILLQPIRQEDAPVSPRFRKSLVAVTRGIATAVDDEVSRRDSAERAFVNISRRVQAIIHRQAKDLREMEDRHGNDPAVFDDLLRLDHGNALTGRLADSIAVLSGARPGRQWNRPIALYSVLRGGMSRILEYQRVDLHPVTQISVTGPAVEPLIHAVAELLDNATRYSPPHTHVHLSASEVQSGVAIEIEDGGLGLTDEATARAERAMREAMVSKDFDDLTESPRLGFAIVGRLCQAYGFQVSLRRSAYGGVRAVLVVPQELLTTAPPTGRAHGIGAFSGPRPLPANSARHAARPWGARTTSAGVGPSYGSTNPWGSSVAAGGDDEVIVTERTANGLPQRRRHVPMGRSFGTPARGTAQPAGPAAGPASGPVAGSTAHPDQPAYPPQPAQPARPAKEPKQPGLWLEAFMDGYKGTGTSAGGSGPATGPTGPTSEETAGKGEQ, from the coding sequence ATGCTTCGAGCTGGATCGTCACGCGCCAGACGGCGCCCCACGCCCCTGCTCGGCTGGCTGCTGCCGACCGCCGTGATGGCGACGGCGGTGGCGGTCGCCGCGGCGGTGGTGTCCGCCGGGGCCCGGGCCGGGGTGCTGTGGTGCGGGGCGACGGGCACCGTGCTGGTGGCGGTGGTGGCCGCCGAGTCGGCGCGCCGGGGGCGTGCGCTGGGCGAGCTGCGCGAGCACCACACCCGGAAGGTGGAGGACCTGGAGCGCCGGCTGGCCGGACAGGAGGACGAACTCGACCGGCTGGCCAAGGTCGAGCTGCGCAGGGTGGTCGCCGGTGCCCGGTACGGGTACTCGATGGACATCCTGCTGCAGCCGATCCGGCAGGAGGACGCGCCCGTCTCCCCGCGGTTCCGCAAGTCCCTGGTGGCCGTCACCCGCGGCATCGCCACCGCCGTCGACGACGAGGTCAGCCGGCGCGACTCCGCCGAGCGCGCCTTCGTCAACATCTCCCGCCGGGTCCAGGCCATCATCCACCGGCAGGCCAAGGACCTGCGGGAGATGGAGGACCGGCACGGCAACGACCCGGCGGTCTTCGACGACCTGCTGCGCCTGGACCACGGCAACGCGCTGACCGGCCGCCTGGCCGACAGTATCGCCGTCCTGTCCGGCGCCCGCCCCGGCCGCCAGTGGAACCGGCCGATCGCGCTCTACAGCGTGCTGCGCGGCGGCATGTCCCGGATCCTGGAGTACCAGCGGGTCGACCTGCACCCGGTGACCCAGATCTCGGTCACCGGCCCGGCCGTCGAACCGCTGATCCACGCCGTCGCCGAACTGCTCGACAACGCCACCCGGTACTCCCCGCCGCACACCCACGTGCACCTGAGCGCCTCCGAGGTGCAGAGCGGGGTCGCGATCGAGATCGAGGACGGTGGCCTCGGCCTCACCGACGAGGCCACCGCCCGCGCCGAGCGCGCGATGCGCGAGGCCATGGTCTCCAAGGACTTCGACGACCTGACCGAGTCCCCCCGGCTGGGCTTCGCCATCGTCGGCCGGCTCTGCCAGGCGTACGGCTTCCAGGTCTCGCTGCGCCGCTCCGCGTACGGCGGGGTGCGCGCAGTGCTGGTCGTACCGCAGGAACTGCTCACCACCGCTCCCCCGACCGGCCGGGCGCACGGCATCGGCGCCTTCTCCGGCCCGCGCCCGCTCCCGGCGAACTCGGCCCGGCACGCGGCACGGCCGTGGGGCGCCCGGACGACCTCGGCCGGGGTCGGGCCGTCGTACGGCTCGACCAACCCGTGGGGGTCCTCCGTCGCCGCGGGCGGGGACGACGAGGTGATCGTCACCGAGCGGACGGCCAACGGCCTGCCGCAGCGCCGCCGCCACGTGCCGATGGGCCGTTCCTTCGGCACACCGGCACGCGGCACCGCGCAGCCCGCCGGGCCCGCCGCGGGGCCGGCCTCGGGGCCGGTGGCGGGCTCGACGGCGCACCCGGACCAACCGGCGTACCCGCCGCAACCGGCGCAACCGGCCCGCCCGGCCAAGGAGCCGAAGCAGCCGGGCCTGTGGCTGGAGGCGTTCATGGACGGCTACAAGGGCACCGGGACGTCCGCCGGCGGCAGCGGCCCGGCCACGGGTCCGACCGGACCCACCAGTGAAGAGACCGCAGGGAAGGGCGAGCAGTGA
- a CDS encoding GNAT family N-acetyltransferase, which translates to MSASAEHITARATVTIRPLGRADAEPYRAFRLEALRETPTAFTSGHAEERAKPLAATLARLAEAEQGPGALLGAFDDTGALVGTAGLKVSRRSQERHKGTLYGMAVARAAGGRGIGRALVREVLRTAAEDGRLRQVLLTVSEGNEAALRLYTACGFEAWGREPRAVLVDGLAVAKLHMVRLLDAEPQPAPADRP; encoded by the coding sequence GTGTCCGCCTCGGCTGAGCACATCACCGCCCGGGCGACCGTCACCATCCGCCCGCTGGGCCGTGCGGACGCCGAACCGTACCGGGCCTTCCGACTGGAGGCGCTGCGCGAGACGCCCACCGCCTTCACCTCCGGTCATGCCGAGGAGCGCGCCAAGCCGTTGGCGGCGACGCTCGCCCGCCTGGCCGAGGCCGAGCAGGGGCCGGGCGCCCTGCTCGGGGCCTTCGACGACACCGGCGCCCTGGTCGGCACCGCCGGGCTGAAGGTGTCCCGGCGCAGCCAGGAGCGGCACAAGGGCACGCTGTACGGCATGGCGGTGGCCCGCGCCGCCGGCGGGCGGGGGATCGGCCGCGCGCTGGTGCGGGAGGTGCTGCGGACGGCCGCCGAGGACGGGCGGCTGCGGCAGGTGCTGCTGACCGTCTCGGAGGGCAACGAGGCGGCGCTGCGGCTCTACACCGCCTGCGGCTTCGAGGCCTGGGGCCGGGAGCCGAGGGCCGTCCTGGTGGACGGACTGGCCGTCGCGAAGCTGCACATGGTGCGGCTGCTCGACGCGGAGCCCCAGCCGGCGCCGGCCGATCGACCCTGA
- a CDS encoding DUF742 domain-containing protein, with amino-acid sequence MTADQGGWDGPEPDRLYVITRGRSGPSGPGVFDLVTLIVSRGEPTPALQPEHAAILRLCRSPLSVAEVSAYLELPTSVVTVLLADLLDDGLIEAREAAVPTAELPDRALLEAVIHGLQRL; translated from the coding sequence ATGACGGCAGACCAGGGCGGCTGGGACGGCCCCGAGCCCGACCGCCTGTACGTGATCACCCGCGGCCGCAGCGGGCCGTCCGGGCCGGGGGTCTTCGACCTGGTCACCCTGATCGTCTCCCGCGGCGAGCCGACCCCCGCCCTGCAGCCGGAGCACGCGGCGATCCTGCGGCTGTGCCGCTCCCCGCTCTCGGTGGCGGAGGTCTCCGCCTACCTGGAGCTGCCCACGAGCGTGGTCACCGTGCTGCTGGCGGACCTGCTCGACGACGGGCTGATCGAGGCCCGCGAAGCCGCCGTGCCCACGGCGGAACTCCCCGACCGTGCCCTGTTGGAGGCGGTGATCCATGGACTTCAGCGACTCTGA
- a CDS encoding MFS transporter has product MTESSAVTPLRDSPETGGRRRELAAATVGSVVESFDWNIYAVLAPYFAADLFGHGKHGISGVLGAYVTFAVGFVARPVGSYLIGRLSDTRGRRFALSLGMAVIAAASLGIAAVPGQRAIGVWAAVLAVLARVVQGLAFGGEAPSVAAYVTETAPPRHRFAFSSVSYGGIILGSLLSFGVLTLLIHTIGKSGLENGGWRWGFMVAALLGLAAVWVRRWAPESAEFHRARARTATAARPPFLRMLREHRWAVLTVFLNTLGGTVGYYFALVYLPQYAAAYHVIDKEQAASFMTVVLGVVLATMLLTGAAADRFGLLPVARLGFALPIPLVGLLLAGLRQGWLPFQVVAVLLGMLVATVLGTLNVFTGLLFPTEVRAVGLGVVNAATIAAFGGTFPLLAEWLSGRHWLGVIPGYVTLCTLGPALGLLTAVKVPSFATAVREAQTGARRSPGTA; this is encoded by the coding sequence ATGACAGAAAGCAGTGCGGTCACCCCGCTCCGTGACAGCCCGGAAACCGGCGGCCGGCGCAGGGAGTTGGCGGCGGCCACGGTGGGCTCGGTGGTCGAGTCCTTCGACTGGAACATCTACGCCGTCCTCGCGCCCTACTTCGCCGCGGACCTCTTCGGCCACGGCAAGCACGGCATCAGCGGGGTCCTCGGCGCCTACGTCACCTTCGCGGTGGGCTTCGTGGCCCGGCCGGTCGGCTCGTACCTGATCGGCCGGCTCAGCGACACCCGGGGGCGGCGTTTCGCCCTGAGCCTCGGCATGGCGGTGATCGCCGCCGCCAGCCTGGGCATCGCCGCCGTCCCCGGCCAGCGCGCGATCGGCGTCTGGGCGGCCGTCCTGGCCGTCCTCGCCCGGGTGGTGCAGGGGCTCGCCTTCGGCGGGGAGGCGCCGAGCGTGGCCGCGTACGTGACCGAGACCGCCCCGCCCCGGCACCGCTTCGCCTTCAGCTCCGTCTCCTACGGCGGGATCATCCTCGGCTCGCTGCTCTCCTTCGGGGTGCTCACCCTGCTCATCCACACCATCGGCAAGTCCGGCCTGGAGAACGGTGGTTGGCGCTGGGGCTTCATGGTGGCCGCACTGCTCGGACTGGCTGCCGTCTGGGTGCGCCGGTGGGCGCCGGAGAGTGCCGAATTCCACCGCGCCCGGGCCCGGACGGCGACGGCGGCCCGCCCGCCCTTCCTGCGGATGCTCCGCGAACACCGCTGGGCGGTGCTGACCGTCTTCCTCAACACCCTGGGCGGGACGGTCGGTTACTACTTCGCGCTGGTCTACCTGCCGCAGTACGCCGCCGCCTACCACGTGATCGACAAGGAGCAGGCGGCCTCCTTCATGACCGTGGTGCTCGGCGTGGTGCTGGCCACCATGCTGCTCACCGGCGCCGCCGCCGACCGCTTCGGCCTGCTGCCCGTCGCCCGGCTGGGGTTCGCCCTGCCGATCCCGCTGGTCGGGCTGCTGCTCGCCGGGCTGCGCCAGGGCTGGCTGCCGTTCCAGGTCGTCGCCGTCCTGCTCGGGATGCTGGTGGCGACGGTGCTCGGCACGCTCAACGTCTTCACCGGGCTGCTGTTCCCGACCGAGGTGCGGGCGGTCGGGCTCGGGGTGGTCAACGCGGCCACCATCGCCGCGTTCGGCGGCACCTTCCCGTTGCTCGCCGAGTGGCTGAGCGGCCGGCACTGGCTCGGCGTGATCCCCGGGTACGTCACCCTCTGCACCCTGGGCCCCGCCCTCGGCCTGCTGACGGCCGTCAAGGTGCCCTCCTTCGCCACCGCCGTCCGGGAGGCGCAGACCGGCGCCCGCCGTTCACCGGGAACCGCCTGA
- a CDS encoding class I SAM-dependent methyltransferase yields METNDLGRRVAAEVAGAGGIAGLRRLSEVVAALEERRTELVEELRRGQEATWEEIGQACGMTRQGATRRWAERLRARSFGVAAASYQHGRPGYPQALIGSAVPRQARKVLDLGAGTGKLTRLLVDAGLEVVAVEPDAGMRAQLAATVPKAAVRAGSAEHIPLPDGSVDAVVVAQAWHWFDPALAVPEIARVLAPGGTLALVWNVRDESEPWAAELGALMHRSTRQRIDTEPVLPAPFGPPERLEIRWEHETTRAGIIDMVASRSYVIALPEAERARLLADVEQLLATHPDLAGRDAIALPYLTRCTRVRLG; encoded by the coding sequence ATGGAGACGAACGATCTTGGTCGGCGGGTGGCGGCGGAGGTGGCCGGTGCCGGCGGCATCGCGGGGCTTCGTCGGCTGTCGGAGGTGGTCGCGGCGCTGGAGGAGCGGCGGACGGAGCTGGTCGAGGAGCTGCGGCGCGGGCAGGAGGCCACCTGGGAGGAGATCGGGCAGGCCTGCGGGATGACCCGGCAGGGGGCGACCCGGCGGTGGGCGGAGCGGCTGCGGGCGCGGTCCTTCGGCGTCGCCGCCGCCTCCTACCAGCACGGGCGGCCGGGCTACCCCCAGGCGCTGATCGGCTCGGCGGTTCCCAGGCAGGCCCGCAAGGTGCTCGATCTGGGCGCCGGGACGGGCAAGTTGACCCGGCTGCTGGTCGACGCGGGCCTGGAGGTGGTGGCGGTCGAGCCCGACGCGGGCATGCGCGCCCAGCTGGCCGCGACGGTGCCCAAGGCGGCCGTACGGGCCGGCTCGGCGGAGCACATCCCGCTGCCGGACGGGAGCGTGGACGCGGTCGTGGTGGCACAGGCCTGGCACTGGTTCGACCCGGCGCTCGCCGTCCCCGAGATCGCCCGGGTCCTCGCTCCCGGCGGAACCCTCGCCCTGGTGTGGAACGTCCGGGACGAATCCGAGCCCTGGGCCGCCGAACTGGGCGCACTGATGCACCGGTCGACCCGGCAGCGGATCGACACCGAGCCCGTGCTCCCGGCCCCCTTCGGCCCGCCCGAGCGGCTGGAGATCCGCTGGGAGCACGAGACCACCCGGGCCGGGATCATCGACATGGTCGCCTCCCGCAGCTACGTCATCGCCCTGCCGGAAGCCGAACGCGCCCGCCTGCTGGCCGACGTCGAGCAGCTGCTCGCCACCCACCCGGACCTCGCGGGCCGGGACGCCATCGCCCTGCCGTACCTGACGAGGTGCACCCGTGTCCGCCTCGGCTGA
- a CDS encoding purple acid phosphatase family protein: MTIARRSILKGTSAAGAAALVAAGSTAAAQPAAAGPADDAPTSPLLLTTPHRAGTAGVTGLHLQFGTDAGTEMTVSWLTPQSVRRPQVRYGSPDGGLGRVVQAETRTYRDSLDKVEVYVHHARLTGLRPGTTYLYSAGHDGATPETGTFTTAPRGRAPFTFTSFGDQAAPNLRRLVNFPDGMPSPLGKYPVYMSSQVGTSASADIVAAVERVGPLFNLVNGDLCYSSYAGRHGQSRTATWADWFISNSRSTRLRPWMPCVGNHENEGGNGPIGALGYQAYFSLPDSSASSDEETRGMWYAFTVGSVRFISLANDDVAIQNSGDRYLRGYSGGAQQRWLERELRAARGSRAIDWIVVCMHHPMISSSMHGAGSDLGIRETWGELFDAYGVDLVVCGHEHYYERSHPVRGTLPNDTRTPVPTDTRKDMVDTGRGTVHMIIGAGGNAATTQDDLFPQPKGRVVVGLEDPKPGAPYRESVWLTEDAPWAAVQDREHAHGFAAFEVDPGDRRGGTTTMKVTYYTFDGPHGDLTPVDTFTLYRRRTDGRDGRDG, encoded by the coding sequence ATGACCATTGCACGCAGGTCCATCCTCAAGGGCACCTCGGCGGCCGGAGCCGCCGCCCTGGTGGCAGCAGGCTCGACGGCGGCCGCGCAACCCGCGGCCGCCGGACCGGCCGACGACGCCCCCACCAGCCCGCTGTTACTGACCACCCCGCACCGCGCCGGAACGGCCGGAGTGACCGGCCTGCACCTGCAGTTCGGCACCGACGCCGGCACCGAGATGACCGTCTCCTGGCTCACCCCGCAGTCCGTCCGCCGCCCCCAGGTGCGCTACGGCTCACCGGACGGCGGCCTCGGCCGGGTCGTCCAGGCCGAGACCCGCACCTACCGGGACTCGCTCGACAAGGTCGAGGTGTACGTCCACCACGCCCGCCTCACCGGCCTGCGCCCCGGCACCACCTACCTCTACAGCGCCGGCCACGACGGCGCGACCCCCGAGACGGGCACCTTCACCACCGCGCCGCGCGGCCGGGCCCCGTTCACCTTCACCAGCTTCGGCGACCAGGCCGCCCCCAACCTGCGGCGCCTGGTCAACTTCCCCGACGGCATGCCCTCGCCGCTCGGCAAGTACCCGGTGTACATGAGCAGCCAGGTCGGCACCTCGGCCAGCGCCGACATCGTCGCCGCCGTCGAACGCGTCGGGCCGCTGTTCAACCTCGTCAACGGCGACCTCTGCTACTCCTCCTACGCCGGCCGGCACGGCCAGAGCCGCACCGCGACCTGGGCCGACTGGTTCATCAGCAACAGCCGCTCCACCCGGCTGCGCCCCTGGATGCCCTGCGTCGGCAACCACGAGAACGAGGGCGGCAACGGCCCGATCGGCGCCCTCGGCTACCAGGCCTACTTCTCCCTTCCCGACTCCTCGGCCTCCTCCGACGAGGAGACCCGGGGCATGTGGTACGCCTTCACCGTCGGCTCGGTGCGCTTCATCAGCCTCGCCAACGACGACGTGGCCATCCAGAACTCCGGCGACCGCTACCTGCGCGGCTACTCCGGCGGCGCCCAACAGCGCTGGCTGGAACGCGAGCTGCGCGCCGCCCGGGGCAGCCGGGCGATCGACTGGATCGTGGTCTGCATGCACCACCCGATGATCTCCAGCTCCATGCACGGCGCCGGCAGCGACCTCGGCATCCGCGAGACCTGGGGCGAGCTGTTCGACGCCTACGGGGTCGACCTGGTGGTCTGCGGCCACGAGCACTACTACGAGCGCTCCCACCCCGTCCGCGGCACCCTGCCCAACGACACCCGCACCCCGGTGCCGACCGACACCCGCAAGGACATGGTCGACACCGGGCGGGGCACCGTCCACATGATCATCGGCGCGGGCGGCAACGCCGCCACCACTCAGGACGACCTCTTCCCGCAGCCCAAGGGCCGAGTGGTCGTCGGCCTGGAGGACCCCAAGCCGGGCGCGCCCTACCGGGAGTCGGTCTGGCTCACCGAGGACGCGCCGTGGGCGGCCGTCCAGGACCGCGAACACGCCCACGGCTTCGCCGCCTTCGAGGTCGACCCCGGCGACCGGCGCGGCGGCACCACCACCATGAAGGTCACCTACTACACCTTCGACGGGCCGCACGGCGACCTCACCCCGGTGGACACCTTCACCCTGTACCGGCGCCGCACCGACGGGCGGGACGGGCGCGACGGCTGA
- a CDS encoding SAM-dependent methyltransferase, with the protein MTDVGFEEPPQVDLRTDRAHSARVYDYLLGGKTNFPADREVGDRVLADLPGARAGATAARAVMHRMVRRLAEVHGIRQFLDVGTGIPTAPNLHEIVQSVDPACRVVYVDNDPIVLAHSRALLSSTPEGRTAYVQGDLREPEQFLADPAVAATLDLNEPVALTLINIVHFLSDEAAHPPVRKLLDALPVGSFLALTAGTADTSPDRAAIGTRRYAEAGIEVHVRSHAGVERFFAGLELEEPGVVLINRWHPELGDAATPILADEEVSVYGGLARKL; encoded by the coding sequence CTGACGGACGTCGGATTCGAGGAGCCGCCGCAGGTCGACCTGCGCACCGACCGGGCGCACTCCGCCCGCGTCTACGACTACCTGCTCGGCGGGAAGACGAACTTTCCGGCGGACCGCGAGGTCGGCGACCGCGTCCTCGCCGACCTGCCCGGCGCCCGCGCGGGTGCCACCGCCGCCCGCGCGGTGATGCACCGGATGGTCCGCCGGCTCGCCGAGGTGCACGGCATCCGCCAGTTCCTGGACGTCGGCACCGGAATTCCCACCGCGCCCAATCTGCACGAGATCGTCCAGTCCGTCGACCCCGCGTGCCGCGTGGTGTACGTGGACAACGACCCGATCGTGCTCGCCCACTCGCGCGCACTGCTCTCCAGCACCCCCGAGGGCCGCACCGCCTACGTTCAGGGCGACCTGCGCGAGCCCGAACAGTTCCTGGCCGACCCGGCGGTCGCCGCCACCCTGGACCTGAACGAGCCGGTCGCGCTGACGCTGATCAACATCGTCCACTTCCTCTCCGACGAGGCCGCGCACCCGCCCGTCCGCAAGCTGTTGGACGCCCTGCCCGTCGGCAGCTTCCTGGCGCTGACCGCCGGCACCGCCGACACCTCGCCCGACCGGGCCGCGATCGGCACCCGCCGCTACGCCGAGGCGGGGATCGAGGTGCACGTCCGCTCGCACGCGGGCGTCGAGCGCTTCTTCGCCGGGCTGGAACTGGAGGAGCCGGGCGTGGTCCTGATCAACCGCTGGCACCCGGAGCTCGGGGACGCCGCGACCCCGATCCTGGCCGACGAGGAGGTCTCGGTGTACGGGGGGCTGGCCCGCAAGCTTTAA
- a CDS encoding roadblock/LC7 domain-containing protein — MDWILNDLADSVPYVRHIIVLSADGLRIAQYGADPDTADRLAAACAGLQSLAAAVGHEFPHGNGAMRLVVIEVDGGYFYLMTAGDRAYLAVLADEGVDAGLVSHQMRDLVARIGEHLSTPPRNPEVVA, encoded by the coding sequence ATGGACTGGATCCTCAACGACCTCGCGGACAGCGTCCCGTACGTACGCCACATCATCGTGCTGTCCGCCGACGGCCTGCGGATCGCCCAGTACGGGGCCGACCCGGACACCGCCGACCGCCTGGCCGCGGCCTGCGCCGGACTGCAGAGCCTGGCCGCCGCCGTCGGGCACGAGTTCCCGCACGGCAACGGCGCGATGCGGCTGGTGGTGATCGAGGTGGACGGCGGCTACTTCTACCTGATGACGGCCGGGGACCGCGCCTACCTTGCGGTGCTCGCCGACGAGGGCGTGGACGCCGGTCTGGTCAGCCACCAGATGCGCGACCTGGTCGCCCGGATCGGCGAGCACCTGTCGACGCCGCCGCGCAACCCCGAGGTGGTCGCGTGA
- a CDS encoding GTP-binding protein, whose product MDFSDSDTVVGPDGADLLPDSVTTAVKVVIVGGFGVGKTTLVGSVSEIRPLTTEETMTQAGVGVDDPTGVEAKTSTTVAMDFGRISINDRLVLYVFGTPGQERFWFLWNGLFEGALGAVVLVDTRRLEVSFEVIGRLEERGVPFVVAVNGFPEAPAVPVVELRSALDLPPEVPIVTCDARSRESSRDTLMTLMHYLYELAAPRVG is encoded by the coding sequence ATGGACTTCAGCGACTCTGACACGGTGGTCGGCCCGGACGGCGCGGACCTGCTGCCGGACTCCGTGACCACGGCGGTCAAGGTGGTGATCGTGGGCGGGTTCGGCGTCGGCAAGACGACGCTGGTCGGCTCGGTCAGCGAGATCCGCCCGCTGACCACCGAGGAGACCATGACCCAGGCCGGGGTCGGCGTGGACGACCCGACCGGGGTCGAGGCGAAGACCTCCACCACCGTGGCCATGGACTTCGGCCGGATCAGCATCAACGACCGGCTCGTGCTGTACGTCTTCGGCACGCCCGGGCAGGAGCGGTTCTGGTTCCTCTGGAACGGCCTGTTCGAGGGCGCCCTGGGCGCGGTGGTGCTGGTGGACACCCGTCGGCTGGAGGTCAGCTTCGAGGTGATCGGGCGGCTGGAGGAGCGCGGCGTGCCCTTCGTGGTGGCCGTCAACGGCTTCCCGGAGGCGCCGGCCGTCCCGGTCGTCGAGCTGCGCAGCGCGCTCGACCTGCCGCCCGAGGTGCCGATCGTCACCTGCGACGCGCGCAGCCGCGAGTCCAGCCGGGACACCCTGATGACGCTGATGCACTACCTGTACGAACTCGCCGCCCCGCGGGTCGGCTGA